One Leguminivora glycinivorella isolate SPB_JAAS2020 chromosome 15, LegGlyc_1.1, whole genome shotgun sequence genomic window, AAATAAATGCAGTATTTAATGCCAAAGGAGGTGTTAAAATCCGAATGTTACATTAACTTTAAATTAATGAGATAACAGAGATAAGTATTATTAACGGTAGTAAGTATATTCATTCACATGATCAGATAGGTTCCTACATTATACATTTTTGGATCTCAACGGTGGTTTAATAAACCAATGACTGAACATTGCAATCTAATATTAAGGGAGTATTATTTAGCACCattaaaatatatatgataaaCCTGATATGGTgtacaaataataatgtaagAATATCTGATAAAATCACGAAGTCTTATATTTGTAccttatattttacaattaatattaaaCTTACAAGTAACAGCCAtaattttatacatttattacaattatttcagcTATTTACATGAATTATTGCACAATTATTACTATggaatgtttaaatttaaattacctCGAAACTTACTTATAGCTAATTATCATACTATTTATTTACGACTTTTGAGAGGGTAATGCAGGTAAGAGTGATAAAGCTTTACATTCGAAGAATGAGAATTAAAAGGTACTGGCATTCACCATCCTAACTACACAACTAAACTTAGACCATTACTTACTATTTGGTAATTctataaaaaatcacaaatgcaCTGGAGAATCGACTCAAACAGTCGATAGAATCGATATCTATTCGCGTCACGATGGATTCACATGGATGCCTCGACCGTTCTGCACTCGCAGGTGGGACTCACTGTGGCAGTTCCTTTTAGTCCTTGAGAAGAAAGCAGCATTGCAGCCACTCACGGAACACCGATGCAGCGATTGCGCGTGGACGCTCTCACAATGAGCTTTCAAACTGGACAAGTCTTTGAACGACTCTCCGCAACCCCGACATGGATAGCATCCATCTTTGTTCGGTCGTGGCGCCTCATCTTCAACACAATAGTTCAACTTCCCCATTAAAGGGGGCGAGAAATTCTGTGGACCGAAGCCATTCAAGCTAGGAGGCAGGAACCCCAAAGGAATTGGAGGGAAATTTGGCAACATGCCAAATGGTGTGAAAAGGAATGGGTGTTGAGAAAACATGTCTCGATTGTTTAGATACGCTTCGGGCAATTGTAAAGGTGGGTATGGTGCGCCAAAAGGCATGTGATTAAAGTGGTTCTTTAACTTGTCCGATTCTTTAGCGTGGTAGTATTTGTGAGATTCGATGTATGGCACGCCGGGTTCCTCGTCTGAATATTTGGCTATGAGGTCAATTTGTTCTCTGGTTTTTTCTAACGTTCTTAAAGGCGATTCATCTCCGATCCTCAACGAGTCTGTACTTAATAATTTTCGGTGAAGTTGGACATTAGCGCTGTGACGATCTCTACTTCTTTTGGCCGGAAAACATGCTCTGCAACCTTCAACGCTGCATTTGTGCATAACTTTTAAATGAGAGTTCTGGTAGTGAGACTTAACAACATAGACATTTGGGAACAATTTGCCGCAGACGACGCATTTTCGTGGATTTTCTGGTTCTAGTGGGATGTCAGTTGAGCTTATGAAGAATCCTTTCTCAAAGTGCCCGAATATTTGTCCTTGAATATCTTCGGGCGTGCAATCGTAGCTGGATACTGACGATGAAGGTGAGCGGTCGGAGTAATCGACAGATTCATTCATTGACAAGTTGTATGGGCCATTCGAGCTATGATTATCATTTCGTTTAGCCAAGCTATGGAAATCACCTTTTGAAAGACTTTCTAACCttttaagggcattttcagaggAGAACTGGTCGCTTTCAGGAACCTTGTCAATCGTTTTTTCGTTCGCTACTTTATCACTAGATTCTTCTTTGACACGTAAATCTTGAGCATTAAAGTCATTTTCAGATGGTTCTTCTTTGCACAGGAGGGTTCTGATTTGATTCTAACTTCTTCTGATCGTTGCTTCTGATGATTTAGATCACTATTAGAGTTGTTTTCCGTTTTAACTCTCTTCAAATCAAGTACATCTTCTTGGGGATGATCGTCAGACGGCTGACTATTTTTATCTTCTGAAACTTCATTATGGAGTCGAGTAGGATTTAGGTTTTTCCTTTTTCTCTTAGATATTTCTGGGCTAGCGGTTTCTTTCGTCCTTTCATGACCATCATTGTTTTCTCCGACGCTTCTTTGATCATAATCAGTCTCTGAATCCTCAACAGAACCAGTAGATTTATTGATATTAGAATAGTAGTCACTGGTATCCATATGATCACCATCTTCGTCATCGTCATCACCTGCTACTACAACTATGCCATCATCCTCGTCAGATTCTCCTTGACCATCTTGATCTTTGTTTTCTGCTGAGTCATAATCTCTACGTAGTAGATTCCTTTGATCTAGGTGACCAAAGTTCATATTAGGATTGTTCTTATATTCCATAGGGAGATTAGCAAACTGTCTCATATTTGCGGGATGGTTAAGTATTGGGTAGGAGCCAAATGGATGCATCGGGTTCATAACAGATGGCAAACCAAGCCCTGCACTATGTGGTGATAGCAAAACTGGATGGACTTGTGAACTTCTACCATCATGTGGGGAAATTTTTCTTCTTAAATGGGGAGAGTGTAACTTCGGGTTGGGGTTTGCACTATGACGGTTCCTTGAACGTCGCGAACTGAACATCATACTGCAGCCTTCAACAGTGCATTTGTGCATTTCACGTAGATGGACTGCAGAAAAGTGGATCTTCAAAGCCCCTTTATCACAAAACGTTTTCAAGCAAACGTTACATTGGACACGCTTTTTGCCAGTTGTGGGGTTGATAAAATGTGTACCCAAATTCAAAGGAATCTGTGATGCACCCCATTGTCTTTTTGGTGGGCTTATGCATTTTCCTATCATCATATTTCTTGAATTTTGTGCTACCTCAGCGTATGAATCTTTACTTAGATTTAGTACATTTTCATCTTCTGATCTGGCTCCGTCTGGACTGCTTTTGCCTGCAGCATGATTTGATTCTTTTTCTGAAGGCTCGACCGGCTTAGCCGACATATGCGGAAGGAGAGCTTGTAAGGATGCCAAGCCCATAGGATTTTGACTAAGAGCGGCAACAACAGCGGCTGGATGGCTGAAACTTGACGGCATTGTCATAGGTGGCATAGGTAGATTGCCAGGCAGCTGGAAGTTGAAGAACTGATTTGTCATCATATCTACAGAAGACTTCTCGGCTGATCCCACATCGAATCTATGTTTTCTTGTATCTTCTTTATCATTAGCCTTTTGTTTTCGAAAGTCGAAAGGTTGCATGTTTTGTAAATGGCTTAAAGGAGAAGAATTTCTAGGACTAGGGTTAGAGAGAGGACTGGATGAGGTAGAAAGGTGGGCACTTTGATTCGGCGACATTTCAGCTGAAGATGCTCTTGGCAGCGGTGAGTGGTTTTGCGGGGTAGACCTACTCTCGCTAGGTGACAGTGTCTCTCTCTTGACTTCTAAATGTTTCTCTTCATACTTCCTTCTTTCTTTCTCATGAATATTCTTCAAATATTCGAATCGTTGTTTAGCTTCCATCATTTGCTGGAAGTACTTCAATGAGTCTTCGTCGTGTATACTCTTAGCGGAATGCTCCATCAGTTTTCTGAACTCAGCTTCTATTTTTACTTGTTCCATGGCTCTGGAGTCTGAGTAGTCTTTGTCTTTCATCTGTTCGTAGTCGTGGCTAGCTGGTGGCGATGGGAGGCCGTTCTTCTTGTAGATGGGGAGGAGGGAAGTCTTGTGGAGTGCGCGGGCCTCTTGCAGCTTGAGGATTTGTTGTAGAGCGA contains:
- the LOC125234259 gene encoding LOW QUALITY PROTEIN: zinc finger protein basonuclin-2 (The sequence of the model RefSeq protein was modified relative to this genomic sequence to represent the inferred CDS: deleted 2 bases in 1 codon), yielding MIQESQSSSAERWSGRPEHNIALQQILKLQEARALHKTSLLPIYKKNGLPSPPASHDYEQMKDKDYSDSRAMEQVKIEAEFRKLMEHSAKSIHDEDSLKYFQQMMEAKQRFEYLKNIHEKERRKYEEKHLEVKRETLSPSESRSTPQNHSPLPRASSAEMSPNQSAHLSTSSSPLSNPSPRNSSPLSHLQNMQPFDFRKQKANDKEDTRKHRFDVGSAEKSSVDMMTNQFFNFQLPGNLPMPPMTMPSSFSHPAAVVAALSQNPMGLASLQALLPHMSAKPVEPSEKESNHAAGKSSPDGARSEDENVLNLSKDSYAEVAQNSRNMMIGKCISPPKRQWGASQIPLNLGTHFINPTTGKKRVQCNVCLKTFCDKGALKIHFSAVHLREMHKCTVEGCSMMFSSRRSRNRHSANPNPKLHSPHLRRKISPHDGRSSQVHPVLLSPHSAGLGLPSVMNPMHPFGSYPILNHPANMRQFANLPMEYKNNPNMNFGHLDQRNLLRRDYDSAENKDQDGQGESDEDDGIVVVAGDDDDEDGDHMDTSDYYSNINKSTGSVEDSETDYDQRSVGENNDGHERTKETASPEISKRKRKNLNPTRLHNEVSEDKNSQPSDDHPQEDVLDLKRVKTENNSNSDLNHQKQRSEEVRIKSEPSCAKKNSENDFNAQDLRVKEESSDKVANEKTIDKVPESDQFSSENALKRLESLSKGDFHSLAKRNDNHSSNGPYNLSMNESVDYSDRSPSSSVSSYDCTPEDIQGQIFGHFEKGFFISSTDIPLEPENPRKCVVCGKLFPNVYVVKSHYQNSHLKVMHKCSVEGCRACFPAKRSRDRHSANVQLHRKLLSTDSLRIGDESPLRTLEKTREQIDLIAKYSDEEPGVPYIESHKYYHAKESDKLKNHFNHMPFGAPYPPLQLPEAYLNNRDMFSQHPFLFTPFGMLPNFPPIPLGFLPPSLNGFGPQNFSPPLMGKLNYCVEDEAPRPNKDGCYPCRGCGESFKDLSSLKAHCESVHAQSLHRCSVSGCNAAFFSRTKRNCHSESHLRVQNGRGIHVNPS